The sequence below is a genomic window from Pagrus major chromosome 20, Pma_NU_1.0.
tcttctctcagctcTCCTCCTAACCTCAAAGGTAAAAAGAACAGAATGTCCAATTGATAAATTAACTACTTTAAATGGCTTTTTGTACTACCTGTTGAAAACTTTGCTCTTATGCAGCATGAGGTGCATGATCTTTTACACGTAAGAGAGCTGCTGCACTCACACTTTCTGCTAAAACCCACTGTGGTTTCTTTAACAGCTAGCGCTTAGGAGTGTCACATTTTACCCACAGACAAAGGTCCTCTCACATACCTCTGACACTGAAACACCACAACGTTTTCAGTGGCACATTTATAGTCACTAATGAATTGTTTCACTTCACTCTAGATCACAGTATGCATTTCTCCCCCTTCTctgtattttcacacattttttacactGTACATTTCAGCACTATAGCTTCAGTGCATCAGTGGTTGTTGCTACACACTCTTTTAACTGATGCAAAGTTTCCATTGCATTGTTTCTGAGCAGTCACCGGTGATTCACTTTCTGTGAGCTCCTATTTAAAGCCATCTAAATTTGACATGCTGACTTCTTTTCAGTCTTCCTGTCTGAACACTGGAGGTTTTAAGCTACACACTTCTCTTTAATGTAATGCCTTCTTTGCTGAGCCATAGTGCTTTCATTGCCTTCCTGTagtacactgtttatatttagtTCAGCTTACCGATAGTGGAGAGCAGGAGGGGTGGGTACAGGGGGTGTGGGACAGAGGAATGACGAGGGAAGATGGCATCGAAGGGGAAGGGAAAGGTCAGGGATAAGAGGCTAGAAAATGGCATAGGTCACCCACATGCTTGTCATGTTTTGTAAAGGGTGGTCAGATATGTGAAGGGTTGGGCAGAGGATTGTGGAGGGCTCTCTGACACTGGATCCCCTGTGCCTCTGCATATTGTGCCTGGGGAATAGTGTGGAACCCCTTAAAGTGCCTTAAGAAACTGGAGCAGTTATGGCAGATGATGTAGAACCAGACGGACACACAGGAAAGAAACACGCTCCCATACATTCACAAGAACCACAACTCAAATGTCAAGCGTTGCAACTTGAGTTGAACTTTTCCCCTCGTGCCTCTGTGTAATTTCAGCCCTGTGTCTTCCCCATTACATCTCATCattgtcttcttcctcctcctaaCTAGAGTCAGGATGCCTCACGCATACCCTTTCCTCACTCCTGAGCAGAAGAAGGAGCTCAGCGATATTGCTCACAGGATCGTCGCTCCTGGCAAGGGAATCCTCGCCGCAGATGAGTCCACCGGTaaagaattaaacaaaaaatttGCTTTTTGTAGTAAAATAATCCTTGATCAGTCATTTAGTGTGGCCAACATTCATCTCAAAAACAAGTGTATTAGATTGAGCCATTAAACAGTCTATAAAGCACACAACAGAGCTGGCAAGTGTAGAAGTGAAATGAGCCAAACATTTTCTACCAATGCTTCACAAATGGACCCAGTCTTCAACTATCTCATGTTTCCACAACCTCCAGGCAGCGTTGCCAAGCGCTTCCAGAGCATCAATGCTGAGAACACTGAGGAGAACAGGAGGCTGTACCGCCAGCTCCTCTTCACCGCTGATGACCGCGTTGCACCTTGCATTGGCGGCGTCATCCTCTTCCACGAGACCATGTACCAGAAGACCGATGATGGCAAGCCCTTCACCCAGTACCTTCATGGGAGAAAAATGGTGGTAGGCATCAAGGTCGACAAAGGTGTTGTCCCCCTGGCCGGAACCAACGGCGAGACCACCACCCAGGGTAAGCAAGGAACAGATTTAGCAACAAAGAGAGCAGTCACCTTTTATATATTACCCCAGCTTATACAGTggcccctctccctctttcacagGTCTCGATGGACTGTACGAGCGCTGTGCTCAGTACAAGAAGGATGGTGCTGACTTTGCCAAGTGGCGCTGTGTGCTGAAGATCACCCCTACCACTCCCTCCAGACTGGCCATCATTGAGAACGCCAACGTCCTGGCCCGCTATGCCAGCATCTGTCAGATGGTAAGACACACCAGATAGATGCTAAAATCAGTGTGGCCTCTTCACAGATTTTTCTCCACAATTTTATAGGTTTTGCTCATAAGTCATTTAGTAGAAAAACTCTGAAGGTCTGTGTGGCTGctatattttgttcattttatatttaaaacacaaaaagttcCAACCAAATTACATCAAATGATTTGTCAATTGTCCCAAAAGCTTTATCATCTTCTatcacatgcacaaaaaaatcaGTATCAGCACTGCTCTTTGTTTTGCATGACATGCATTTAATGTTATGATTCTGCCAACTTCCTGTATGGGTTTCTAATTGAACTTacaaaatatgtcatttatACCATCTCAAAACACGTTTCCGCACAGTTGAAAGAGATGctatttctctctgaaatgttgGCATAGCAATTTCAGTACATCACAGATAATAATGCCAATTCACTATGAAAGTAGCCATTTTAACCtctgttttaaataaagtcataaagtgTAGATAAAAATCTTCCGGACCAAGTTCTGTAACCCTTGAAACAGTAAGAAACTAATAAAGGTTACATAACATCTGCTGCCTGCCGTGCTGTCACTGTAATTTTGACCCTTTTCTCTGTGCCTTCCTCAGCATGGAATCGTCCCCATTGTTGAGCCTGAGATCCTCCCCGATGGTGACCATGACCTGAAGCGTTGCCAGTACGTCACTGAGAAGGTCCTGGCTGCCGTCTACAAGGCCCTGTCCGACCACCATGTGTACCTGGAGGGCACCCTGCTCAAGCCCAACATGGTGACCGCCGGACACTCCTGCTCACACAAGTACACCAACCAGGAGATCGCCATGGCAACTGTTACCGCCCTGCGCCGCACTGTGCCCCCTGCAGTCCCTGGTGAGCTGATTGCACACGATACACTCTTGAAGACAAGCACACACCGGCAAACgtcacagacaaacattttttataaaaagtATTTCCAGAAACATTCTGTACTGAAAAGTCTGCCTGACATTACTTCCTGAGAAGTGCATTGTTAAACTGTCATGCTCTTCCTGTAAAGGCATTACCTTCCTGTCTGGTGgtcagagtgaggaggaggcCTCCGTCAACCTGAACGCCATGAACCAGTGCCCTCTGCACAGGCCCTGGGCCTTGACCTTCTCATACGGTCGTGCCCTGCAGGCCTCTGCCCTCAAAGCCTGGGGCGGCAAGAAGGAGAATGGAAAGGCATGCCAGGAGGAGTTCATCAAGAGAGCTCTGGTAAGTGAATACAAatagaaatattatataaataagtCAAAGGAAATGTTTCACAGAAGCTGCATTAGAATTTTGTTCCAAGATCTGTATGAATTGTAAGCATCAAACTTGTATAATGCAATCAGTAATACTAGCCTTTTTGTATCTTACAGGCTAACAACCTGGCCTGCCAGGGCAAATATGTGGCCGCTGGAGGCAGCGCCGCCGGTGGAGAGTCCCTGTTTGTGGCTAACCACGCTTATTAAGCATGGACACTCACCACTCCCTATCCACCTCCTTGCCACCATCATAACGTTACCATGGAACCGGCCATGTCCACTTAGGCACTAATGCCTAACAGCACTTTTACAGCATCTTCATCGtaagtgaaagagaaagatgggaaaaaaaactttcctaTGGGTTGTTGCTGCAACTGGGAGATCCTGAAAAAAAGTTCTGCCTCCATTCCcttagcttttgtttttaaacaccTTTTCTCAGGTGAAGATTcccaaactgtttgtttttacagaagtCGTACCATTTTGTTCCTTGGTCTGATTCCACCAAGTGCAGTATATGATTTATACTGGAACCATTGAATAAAGTATTTACCCTTACATGTTGCTTAACTTCCTTTTTGAGTCTTTTCATAACACTATCTTAAGGTCACATGCAAACAGCAGAAAGAAGCTGAGGCCACTGTAGCCTGGTATTTCTGCGACAGAAGCAACATTACCAGACAAAAGAACAATGTTTAACAGATCAGTACTTTTTTCCCTAATGAATATGTTTGGAGAAGACTGATTATTGGCCCTGGCTGAATATCggggccaatattcagcattttacaATTGTCgacatctgtgatttttctgtcagattgccaataaaataaactaattttaaaaagtgctactttggctctgatataacatcctctcacacaatgccCCGCCAACAATATCTGATtcggtaacacgtcacaattaatagcctaaaaatactaaaataatctgattctgcaaaataactagttactaaatgtatcaaataaatgtagtggagaggaaagtagcagaaaatggaaatacaaaaaagaaaagtaccttaaaattgtacttaagaacagcaTTTCAATAAATGGTACTATTGTAAATTACTGCAAATGAACATCAGCTAACATGTGACTGctaggaccagtacttgaagcatttttctGGTGCAGCTAAAGAAATGATgccatttctttttgtattgtatccctgctaagaagcacattcatgcacataaagcaagACAACATGATATGAAAGAAGAACACATGAGATGTATCCACCAAAGATACATactacatgaataacagtggtctgatccatgttgctatcagcatcaagttacactcacctgtcagagagagactgtgCAGAAGCGGTGGAAACTTTAGGGcatggttctgctgtgaactgacgTTTTGAAGGCTGGAAGCTGATGCATCCTCTCATAACTATATGACACAGAAATAGGATACAttagcacatttgtaaaacgtcCAGTTCAAAGTCTATATGAATGGACGTCATATAAATACCCATGGCCATCTCTAGGCATAGGCAATATTGGCGGTCGCCTAGAGCGCCATCTGCTGGAGGGGCGCCGCCAGTCACCCtcgagggaaaaaaaaaaataataataataataacaattttcGATGCCCATTGGTGCCCTCCCTTCATGTTCtgtcttgaaaataataaatattaacaacatgaagaaacagataaacaatgGCATGTTTCTCACTTGTGGTGCTGAGTCACGTGACGTGTGGTCATTGGCTGCGCACCTCAGAGGGTCAGATAGGTGTCACGTCAAGTGACAGAcaggttatgtttttttattttgcgaGATGAAACGGCCGTCAAAGCCCTCGGGTGCGCGATAccgaaagagaagaaaagaggaggagaagaagaagtcccAATATAAAGGTAACAttatgtcatctttttttaaatgccatttGTGTGAAGACTTTTCATTTgtattagcttgctagctacgTTGAAATAAAGCAATTGGCTTAACACGCTATACAATGACACTGATAGCTACTAAGAAGgataaatgaatcatgaatcaaagtagAGGCCAACCTGTGCGAGATGCGCCACCAGTGCAGGTTgtactctgtgttgtttattgtgaaatagtagtgaatcttttattataaggtaattataaatgttatgttgaaCACACCACTTATGCAAATAACTGCTGCAAGCTGCAACAGTTGTTTGTCCTATTCTGTCTGCTGTAGATGCGCTCATATAATATTTTCAGACAcccctaacagctgctggagagggaccttctgatgcaacatccacACCATTCTCTGAAGCATGTAAGTTTAGCCAATTGTTTGTGGTCTCTTATGCactgctatgttgttgttgttgttgttatgattattattatcattattgttgttgttgtgactgaatGGTACAAGCTTGACAGTATGGATGTACTCTATGTTTGAATACAGCTACAAGTCAGGCgtcatgcagcagcagcgctaCCACATCAACCACACCACCCACCTCTGAAAGTCAGCTTGAAGCAGATGAGTTATGCAATTGCATgttacagctgcagtcacattaCTGAACAATACTATGGTTCATAATTTAtgcttcagatgtgtttattgCCTGATGTGCTGTTATTTGTAAATTAGTTGAAACACATGCTGGAAAGAGTGACTTGAaagttcattgttgttgttcaaataaaactgttgtgaGTGTTCGGACGGTTCAGATGTTGTCATTCAATTGTATgatggtgggtttttttttccatctaaCGACATCAGAtcacaaatacaatgcaaactatATCCACAGATATATGCAATCTTCCAATgacctctgaacagtggacttgacctttcacacgtgtagcaCACAATCTCTCTCATACAacctctcacatacagctcgCAGCCCAGGGTAGcggtgcatgtgtgaacactgctatatGGATCAGATCCACAGCACGTGTAAACGTTGGCCTTCGTGTCAACTGTGacgttacatgtaaatatggggCAGTAGTCTATCACAGCTAGCTAGCAAACGgtagctcaaagctgaagaTGCTAAAGAAGTTAGCGCTGGGCCAATACATACAACAGTAACATAAGGAGCCAACGTTAGCTACGTTcactacataatgcagagtaataatacatttcccccaactaacctgtccaacagagacacagctaccacGGCGTCCGTTTTCAGGCCGCTACTCCGTCAGTTGTCTTCGTTTCACCTCTCGAGCTATCCAACGTCTTTTTGTTTGTGGCCTTCTCGAGGTCGGTctttcttctcttgctctgtttggcagTGAAGATGCTGTAAGTACAGCTGGTAATGAAGAGTGTGGCTGTACtctctctgccattcttgtccgtaaacaatgagctcactCCACCACAGGAGTGAGGTGTAGACTCCGGTCACGCGCAATGAGTGGTGGGCGGAGTCAGCGCAGGGTGGGCGGGTAAGGacagattgattgacaggtagACTGTCCATACAATATCTTCGGCTGCTAaaattgattggttgatttttTCCGcaaagcattttatattttgattgctgtctggatgttaagagattttatacaaatataatttaaaaaatgcttctgaacagAATGACCAACCCCAGTTTAAAACTACATATGGACTGTTTGGTCTTTTGAAATGTATAGgtatcaaataaaatatatacgtACCCCATAGGATGAATCAGAATGGCTTTAGTAAGTAGCCTTATCTCCTAACCTTTCATCTGGCGCCACCAACAACAGGTCAGAACTTCCACTTGTTAAACCCTTAACGTTAGCTGGTTCACTGTacaagttagctagctaatgttacctGTAACTTTACAGATTCTTACATGCTAACATTAAAATTAACCGGCTAACATGCTTCCATGGCAAACATTATTATGCCCCATGCAGGTTGTACCTCTCATGTATAACTAACCACGACATACTGGAACAAGATAATATGCTAACTACGAGccagctaacatgctaacgaCGCCATCTAGGATCAGATGATCATGTCTGCAGGAGAGGTTGTGTTTCATAATGTGAGGGACTTGGTATTCTTATCTGTCAGCCTATTTACTGCATATTTTAATGAGCATGTGATACTCCAGTAATGTTATTCTTTTACCCCACCATATGTATCTGATGTCTGTAGTTACTTAATTATAGAAATCCAGAAGGATATAATggtaaaatgatcaaatattaTGCATTATTTGGGATTGAACTACACAATTTCTTAAAATAGTGTGACTTTGAACCATTAAGACCAGCTCCAGTATTAAAAAGCTGATAACACAGTGACCTAACCATAACTCAAAGTGtagctccaccaattttacacattaaagtgtgtttacaggtcttgtggagtgTAAGGCCTACTCTATGTGGAAAACGTAGTATAacaccttttgtggctccacaggaagttgcatgtaatctgataaatttccATTGTGTGTAACGTAGgcaccatttttttaaaagcagaccAATGATCTATCATTGTGCTCCTATTGGACTCATTATGggcagtttgaaaacaaataatcaaaatcgaaacagcagaaccagagatatcacctttttcatTCAAGGctgtcttcttccttttcaaaaacagGAAGCATACATTATCCACCATGCAATTTAGCCAGAGTGGCATCAGTGGCAGCattttttcagattacatgcagcttcctcttgagccacaaaaggctttatttctacttttttcacacatgcagtactgTAGTAgtccccaacacctgtaaacacactttaatgtgtaaaattggtggagttaccctttaatactCAAAATTGGACCAAGTTCTTATTTACCTATCTGCTGTTTACATAAGTAAAATTTAGAACGCAGGACTTATGattgagacttttttttatcaaggGTCTGAACATATCTGCAACCATTGTATGCAATGCCAAGTCATTAATTACTTTATCAGTACCAGCAGAACCTTgtattgtaaagtgtattgtGGTACTGATAAGAGATGGATGGCTTTATGATTTTAGCTATAAAAGTGACTGGCATTTCAAAGAAGatgtttgtgttaaattaaGTTTGTTTTACACCAAATTAGGCCAGTAGGAATAAAAGGGCAATGCAAAAAAGGTTTGTCATCATAGTTTATTTTCTACCATTAATCAGCATTCAGTAACTTCAAATAAATAACCACCATCAGACTCTTAGGAACCAAACACTGAGATACAGAAGAACAAAACTCTTCTTCTTTGGTAAAAAGTAGTTTATTCTTTAGATTGCAGAAAGTACAAAAGAAATGTGGAATACAAAGGGTCTCGATTCAGAATTCGGACTAGCAACAATTTTCCTGGCATCATTTTTTAAACCTCCCAGTCGCCTTCCATGCTCAGCTCCACCTGAGGGGATGGGAGGATGCCTTGGTCAATAATCAAACTAAAAAATCTTTGATTGGTATGACTTGAGAAATGTGTCATTACAAATGCTGACTAAAAAAAATAACCTGCCTATACTTTAACTTACTCACATCCTTCATAAGGGTCTCACAATAATACACTCTTTGATACAATAACAACCAAAGGTCAAAGACTTACTTCCTGATTCTCAGAGCTTCATATTttctttgattaaaataaaacaataacaatttcTGCCACAATCATCATGATGTTATACATCAGTATAATTTGAAACGTCATAAATTATTAGATTAAATGATTCAGAAGACAAACAAGACAATGCAACAGAAGAAGTTTAGAGTTTCTTAGTGCAGAACTGTGCTATATAGCTAAGATGTGCTGCAGG
It includes:
- the aldoab gene encoding aldolase a, fructose-bisphosphate, b; this translates as MPHAYPFLTPEQKKELSDIAHRIVAPGKGILAADESTGSVAKRFQSINAENTEENRRLYRQLLFTADDRVAPCIGGVILFHETMYQKTDDGKPFTQYLHGRKMVVGIKVDKGVVPLAGTNGETTTQGLDGLYERCAQYKKDGADFAKWRCVLKITPTTPSRLAIIENANVLARYASICQMHGIVPIVEPEILPDGDHDLKRCQYVTEKVLAAVYKALSDHHVYLEGTLLKPNMVTAGHSCSHKYTNQEIAMATVTALRRTVPPAVPGITFLSGGQSEEEASVNLNAMNQCPLHRPWALTFSYGRALQASALKAWGGKKENGKACQEEFIKRALANNLACQGKYVAAGGSAAGGESLFVANHAY